The following proteins are co-located in the Trichormus variabilis 0441 genome:
- the hetF gene encoding cell division protein HetF, which yields MSQEFHISVTPVGQNDYLVRTEEVAPGVPLAEELVTWPVADWLAAAGHLMNDPLKSVLQGDAFLSMGRESAIARNSVNLVALGQQLYNALFQGTLRDSLITAQGIAQNHQQVLRLRLGLKDTRLARLPWEVMHAGDRPLATGPYIAFSRYQSGISPTSRVPSANRLKLPEDGVVRVLMILASPTDQASLDLLKQESIRLQAELHRQLPRSIEGGNYLPEIDLTLLNQPGREEVTQALEQGRYHVLHYSGHSNLGPNGGEIYLVSSRTGLTETLCGDDLAGLLVNNNIQMAVFNSCWGTYTASFDNSGDTGERNLTDSLVKRGIQSVLAMSERIPDEVALTLTQLFYRNLSQGYPVDLCVSRVRQGLISAYGSHQLYWALPILYLQPEFDGFLSPKLSAATSVGSLDEYSSSLAANTASTYSGVLDDGEMSLPIEDMMPSGLVHDSSGVDWLGEETWGDLVDEIEYDDPSYAEDSAFVSDIFRQLDQQIIGDEETEVPPEVRQPLPDSHLERPIATAPREDFSRIVPPATHHTAQNLNQDLENFRLLASRNRVRRQRWQIFGMIGVGAIAIILIFSWWQSRQTSVVRDIPPIPTPSLPVETQPPTDLRQMPTGMVTAIATEKLNQGDLEPGLAAVEELLNRNALQPAQTALQLIPANQEKQASVNFLRGRLAWQSIQTGDKKYSIDDARRYWERAVKANPKSLSYINALGFAYYAEGNINRANNSWFQAISLGLKQVNTADAAEVSPKADVPIEALPAYAGLALGMYKNARNRNFPPDKQAQYINEALKLRQTVLEKDPINFQLDELSKNWLWTENSLRDWRSLLQQKSPKQSRGR from the coding sequence GTGTCCCAGGAATTTCACATTTCTGTAACCCCAGTAGGGCAGAATGACTACTTGGTGCGGACGGAAGAAGTCGCGCCTGGGGTACCTTTGGCAGAAGAACTGGTGACATGGCCTGTAGCTGATTGGTTGGCGGCGGCTGGGCATTTGATGAATGACCCATTGAAATCAGTTTTGCAGGGAGATGCGTTTCTTTCTATGGGGCGGGAAAGTGCGATCGCCCGCAACTCTGTTAATTTAGTAGCATTAGGTCAACAATTATATAACGCACTGTTTCAAGGTACTCTCAGAGATAGCTTGATTACAGCCCAAGGTATTGCTCAAAACCACCAACAAGTACTACGTTTACGGTTGGGTCTCAAGGATACTAGGTTAGCACGTCTGCCGTGGGAAGTGATGCACGCAGGCGATCGCCCCCTAGCCACAGGCCCTTATATTGCTTTCTCTCGCTACCAAAGTGGTATTTCCCCAACTTCCCGTGTACCTTCAGCCAACAGACTCAAGCTACCAGAAGATGGGGTTGTGAGAGTTTTAATGATCCTTGCATCACCCACAGATCAAGCGAGTTTGGATCTGCTGAAACAAGAATCTATTCGACTGCAAGCGGAACTACATCGTCAGCTACCGAGATCAATTGAAGGTGGTAATTATCTCCCAGAAATTGATCTCACCCTACTCAACCAGCCAGGGAGGGAAGAAGTAACCCAGGCTTTAGAACAAGGCAGATATCATGTTTTACACTACTCCGGTCATAGTAACTTGGGGCCGAATGGTGGGGAAATTTATTTGGTTAGTAGCCGGACTGGCTTAACAGAAACCCTATGTGGCGACGATTTAGCGGGTTTGTTGGTTAATAATAATATCCAAATGGCGGTGTTTAACTCCTGTTGGGGTACCTACACCGCTAGCTTTGATAATAGTGGCGACACAGGAGAACGCAACCTTACAGATAGTTTAGTTAAGCGGGGTATTCAAAGCGTCTTGGCCATGTCGGAACGTATTCCTGATGAAGTGGCGCTGACTCTCACGCAATTGTTTTATCGAAACTTGAGTCAAGGATATCCTGTAGATTTATGTGTGAGTCGGGTACGTCAGGGATTAATTTCTGCCTATGGTTCACACCAGCTTTACTGGGCATTACCAATTTTATATCTCCAACCGGAATTTGACGGTTTCCTTAGCCCCAAACTCTCTGCGGCTACAAGTGTTGGTTCCCTGGATGAATATAGTTCATCTTTAGCAGCAAATACCGCATCCACTTACTCTGGTGTGCTGGATGATGGGGAAATGTCTTTACCAATTGAGGATATGATGCCCTCTGGTTTAGTGCATGACTCTTCAGGAGTTGACTGGTTAGGGGAAGAAACTTGGGGTGATCTCGTGGATGAGATTGAGTATGATGACCCAAGTTATGCCGAAGATTCGGCTTTTGTTTCCGATATATTTCGCCAACTAGACCAGCAAATTATAGGGGATGAAGAAACTGAAGTACCTCCAGAAGTTAGACAACCTTTACCAGATAGTCATCTAGAACGACCGATTGCAACTGCACCCAGGGAAGATTTCTCCAGAATTGTACCTCCGGCAACTCATCATACTGCTCAAAACCTGAACCAAGACTTAGAAAATTTCCGCCTCCTGGCATCGAGAAATCGTGTCCGTCGCCAGCGTTGGCAGATTTTCGGGATGATTGGGGTGGGTGCGATCGCCATTATACTGATCTTTAGTTGGTGGCAAAGTCGCCAGACATCAGTAGTACGCGACATACCCCCCATTCCCACCCCATCTTTACCAGTTGAGACTCAGCCCCCAACGGATTTACGCCAAATGCCTACGGGAATGGTGACAGCCATTGCCACAGAAAAATTGAATCAAGGTGATTTGGAACCAGGATTGGCAGCTGTAGAAGAATTACTCAATCGCAACGCACTACAACCCGCCCAAACGGCATTACAATTAATTCCTGCCAACCAAGAAAAACAGGCATCAGTTAACTTCCTCAGAGGAAGATTAGCTTGGCAGTCTATCCAAACAGGAGATAAAAAATACAGTATTGATGATGCCCGTCGTTATTGGGAAAGAGCGGTGAAAGCTAACCCAAAATCGCTTTCATATATCAATGCTTTAGGATTTGCCTATTATGCTGAGGGTAATATCAATCGAGCCAATAACTCTTGGTTTCAAGCAATAAGTTTAGGACTTAAACAAGTGAATACTGCTGATGCTGCCGAAGTTTCCCCTAAAGCAGATGTACCGATTGAGGCTTTACCTGCCTATGCTGGTTTAGCATTGGGGATGTATAAAAATGCCCGTAACCGTAATTTCCCTCCCGATAAACAGGCGCAATATATAAATGAAGCCCTCAAATTACGACAAACAGTTTTAGAAAAAGATCCCATCAATTTTCAGCTAGACGAATTGAGCAAAAATTGGCTATGGACAGAAAATAGTCTCCGAGACTGGCGATCGCTTCTGCAACAAAAAAGCCCCAAGCAAAGTAGGGGAAGATGA
- a CDS encoding S8 family peptidase, with product MRRLILLCLFVIGLISAVFGFLSFQGLAAKGEFETILLDFREDIPAEVIKQDLQAIAQQYNVTPQLDNKFSEQDHVYIIKGDRQRLKALQKSSFAKATEIIEPNYIYKLTPPAKPVWLGEILGKEQRQEFNSSLIGPNDEYYSKQWNLHKIGIEGAWTQTKGSGVTVAVIDTGVTQVRDLKETKFVQGYDFVNDRVEATDDNGHGTHVAGTVAQATNNKYGVAGVAYEASLMPLKVLSAYGGGTVADIAEAIKFAADKGADVINMSLGGGGESQLLKDAINYAHNKGVVIIAAAGNENDSSASYPARYPHVIGVSAFGPDGEKAPYSNFGAGVDISAPGGSDAGAILQETINEEGEGVFLGLQGTSMAAPHVAGVAALIKASGVKEPDAILEVLKQSARVIQDDGLNYYGAGQLNAEAAVKLAAQGQISFQDFFRWLRDNGYLNPRFWFDGGAVALLPKILMVVGSYLLAWFLRVYLPFPWSWSLSSGLIFGSSGLFFLKGIYIFDLPQWPFRVLGSSIPELGNTLQGSNALNPVFASVLIPILLIALLLGHPSWKWFAIGSTLGVAACLTVSAVLDPAVWGLNDVNLARIFLIINALLCYALARLALKNEEKTA from the coding sequence ATGAGAAGACTTATATTATTGTGCTTGTTTGTCATCGGGCTGATATCTGCTGTATTTGGTTTCCTGAGTTTTCAGGGACTAGCAGCTAAAGGCGAATTCGAGACAATTTTGTTAGATTTTCGAGAAGATATTCCAGCCGAGGTGATCAAACAGGATTTACAAGCGATCGCTCAACAATACAACGTTACACCCCAATTAGATAATAAATTTTCCGAGCAGGATCATGTTTATATTATCAAAGGCGATCGCCAGCGACTCAAAGCGTTACAAAAATCGTCCTTTGCTAAAGCCACAGAAATTATCGAGCCGAATTATATCTATAAGCTAACTCCACCAGCCAAACCAGTTTGGTTAGGAGAAATCTTAGGAAAAGAACAAAGGCAAGAGTTTAACTCCTCCTTAATTGGCCCCAACGATGAATATTACAGCAAACAGTGGAATCTCCACAAAATTGGTATAGAAGGTGCATGGACTCAAACCAAAGGTAGCGGCGTAACTGTAGCAGTCATCGACACTGGTGTTACCCAGGTACGTGACTTAAAAGAAACCAAATTTGTTCAAGGTTACGATTTCGTCAACGATAGAGTAGAAGCCACAGATGACAACGGACACGGTACTCACGTCGCCGGTACAGTCGCCCAAGCTACCAACAATAAATATGGGGTAGCTGGAGTTGCTTACGAAGCCAGCCTCATGCCCTTAAAAGTCCTGAGTGCTTACGGTGGCGGAACCGTTGCTGATATTGCCGAAGCCATTAAATTTGCTGCTGACAAAGGCGCAGATGTGATTAATATGAGCTTGGGTGGCGGTGGTGAAAGCCAATTACTCAAAGACGCTATCAACTATGCCCATAATAAAGGCGTAGTTATTATCGCGGCTGCGGGTAATGAAAACGATAGTTCCGCCTCCTACCCCGCCCGTTATCCCCATGTAATTGGTGTTTCCGCCTTTGGCCCCGATGGCGAAAAAGCCCCCTATTCTAACTTTGGTGCTGGCGTTGATATTTCTGCCCCTGGTGGAAGTGATGCAGGTGCAATTCTGCAAGAAACCATCAACGAAGAAGGCGAAGGCGTGTTCCTGGGACTCCAAGGAACAAGCATGGCTGCACCCCACGTTGCTGGTGTCGCTGCTTTAATTAAAGCTAGTGGCGTAAAAGAACCAGACGCAATTTTAGAAGTACTCAAACAGTCGGCGCGGGTAATTCAAGACGATGGCTTGAACTACTACGGTGCGGGACAACTCAACGCCGAAGCCGCAGTTAAATTAGCAGCCCAAGGACAAATCAGTTTCCAAGATTTCTTCCGTTGGTTGCGAGATAACGGCTATCTCAACCCCCGTTTCTGGTTTGATGGCGGTGCTGTAGCCCTATTACCCAAAATCTTAATGGTGGTTGGTTCTTACCTATTAGCTTGGTTTTTACGGGTTTACCTCCCCTTCCCTTGGAGTTGGTCTTTATCCAGTGGCTTGATTTTTGGTAGCTCTGGTCTATTCTTCCTCAAAGGAATCTATATTTTTGACCTACCCCAATGGCCATTCCGAGTTTTGGGTAGTTCCATTCCCGAATTGGGTAACACTTTACAGGGAAGCAATGCTTTAAACCCCGTGTTTGCCAGTGTGTTGATTCCGATTTTGTTAATAGCATTGCTATTAGGTCATCCCAGTTGGAAATGGTTTGCCATCGGTTCAACTTTAGGCGTAGCGGCTTGTTTAACCGTCAGTGCGGTTTTAGACCCAGCAGTTTGGGGACTAAATGATGTGAACTTAGCTCGTATATTCCTAATTATCAATGCTCTACTGTGTTATGCACTAGCTCGTTTAGCATTGAAAAACGAAGAGAAAACAGCGTAG
- a CDS encoding DMT family transporter: MQLKLSASKFPIAPLLLIAPFFLWGTAMVAMKGVIPHTTPFFMAGVRLLPAGVLILIAAALSGRPQPNSWQGWLWIALFGLVDGTLFQGFLAEGLVRTSAGLGSVMIDSQPLAVALLSLWLFQERIGLWGWLGLGLGVTGISLIGLPDEWIFSLLGTGAEVTIGNWQNLFASGEWLMLLAALSMAVGTVLIRFVTRYVDPVTATGWHMIIGGLPLWGISAVVESQQWENLVGSEWLALAYATVFGSAIAYGLFFYFASSGSLTSLSSLTFLTPIFALLFGHLLLSEVLSTLQWVGVFLTLISIYLINQRDNLAGQNKKSVMEEISAKSQPMLAEATTKKLNPLAVKVRESEPETLP, encoded by the coding sequence ATGCAACTGAAACTCAGTGCATCCAAATTTCCCATAGCCCCTCTACTGTTAATTGCGCCATTTTTCCTATGGGGGACGGCAATGGTAGCAATGAAAGGAGTCATACCCCACACCACACCGTTTTTCATGGCGGGAGTGCGGCTGCTACCGGCGGGAGTGTTAATTTTAATTGCCGCCGCACTGTCAGGTAGACCCCAGCCTAATAGTTGGCAAGGGTGGTTGTGGATTGCCTTATTTGGGCTAGTGGATGGAACCTTATTTCAAGGGTTCTTAGCTGAGGGGTTAGTCCGTACCAGTGCGGGGTTAGGTTCAGTCATGATTGACTCCCAACCTTTAGCGGTGGCGTTGCTGTCGTTGTGGCTATTTCAAGAACGGATTGGTTTATGGGGATGGCTGGGATTAGGTCTGGGAGTCACAGGAATTAGTTTAATTGGCTTACCTGATGAGTGGATTTTCAGTTTACTAGGTACAGGTGCAGAGGTGACGATTGGCAACTGGCAAAACCTGTTTGCCAGTGGTGAATGGTTAATGTTGTTGGCGGCGTTGTCAATGGCCGTAGGAACGGTGTTAATTAGATTTGTGACGCGGTATGTAGACCCTGTAACGGCTACAGGCTGGCACATGATTATCGGTGGTTTGCCATTGTGGGGAATTTCCGCAGTCGTAGAATCTCAACAATGGGAAAATCTGGTAGGTTCGGAATGGCTAGCTTTAGCTTATGCTACCGTCTTTGGCAGTGCGATCGCCTACGGATTATTTTTCTACTTCGCTTCTAGTGGTAGTCTTACCAGTCTCAGTTCCCTCACCTTCCTTACTCCCATATTTGCTCTGTTATTCGGTCATCTCTTACTTTCAGAAGTTCTCTCTACCTTGCAATGGGTAGGAGTATTCCTCACTTTAATCAGCATCTACCTCATAAATCAGCGTGATAACCTGGCAGGACAAAACAAAAAGTCTGTCATGGAAGAAATATCTGCAAAATCCCAACCAATGCTCGCAGAAGCAACTACGAAAAAGCTCAACCCCTTAGCTGTAAAAGTCAGAGAATCTGAGCCAGAAACTCTACCCTAA
- a CDS encoding peptidoglycan-binding protein produces MRLNYPSIVILTCVSCVGFYSTQASTATTNFAPKKLEVAQVSSTSATGQVALKPGSQGPDVQTLQMQLKQLGYYSGITDGKYGDSTKQAVAKFQQAKVFSRVDGVADLATKRVLQTALIDNQNKLAVASSSEAPVTTTNNSNSAFRDFLWWSILGLGTLGTIGAILYLLRRFDPNKPQKQLKTAPQKALSANQQDPIAPVLQELAHTSNYQETTAQASVSQTAPASFPATVMPVETTSRLAKLNIVDELVQDLRSTDPKKRHKAIWDLGQQGDSRAIQPLVNMLIDADSQQRNLILAALSEINVRSLKPINKAFAVSMQDESPQVRQNAIRDLTRVYDMMAQMSQMLAHALDDPDAEVQATARYALTQMNRMRNVDKTSLADNTPEDSR; encoded by the coding sequence ATGAGGCTAAACTACCCCTCAATTGTCATACTTACCTGTGTTTCTTGTGTGGGTTTTTACTCAACTCAAGCCAGCACAGCTACAACCAACTTCGCACCTAAAAAATTAGAAGTCGCACAAGTCAGTTCCACTTCAGCGACTGGGCAAGTTGCTCTTAAGCCAGGTAGTCAAGGGCCGGATGTGCAAACACTACAAATGCAATTAAAGCAGCTAGGATACTACAGTGGCATTACTGATGGAAAATACGGTGACAGTACAAAACAGGCTGTAGCAAAATTTCAGCAAGCTAAAGTGTTTAGTAGAGTTGATGGGGTGGCGGATCTAGCCACTAAAAGGGTTTTACAAACAGCCTTGATAGATAATCAGAATAAACTGGCTGTCGCCTCATCTTCTGAAGCTCCCGTCACAACTACCAATAACTCTAATTCAGCCTTTAGAGATTTTCTTTGGTGGTCAATATTGGGCTTAGGAACTTTAGGAACTATTGGCGCAATCCTATATTTATTACGGCGGTTCGACCCCAACAAACCACAAAAGCAACTCAAAACAGCACCACAAAAAGCTTTAAGTGCCAATCAACAAGATCCCATTGCCCCAGTTTTACAAGAGTTAGCACATACATCTAATTATCAGGAAACTACTGCTCAAGCCAGCGTTTCCCAAACAGCGCCAGCATCATTCCCCGCAACAGTGATGCCTGTTGAAACAACTTCCCGTCTTGCTAAACTCAACATTGTTGATGAGTTAGTTCAAGATTTACGCAGTACCGACCCTAAAAAACGACACAAAGCTATTTGGGATTTAGGACAGCAGGGCGATTCACGCGCAATTCAACCACTCGTTAATATGTTGATTGATGCCGATTCACAACAACGTAATTTAATTTTGGCTGCTTTATCAGAAATTAACGTCCGTTCACTCAAACCAATCAACAAGGCTTTTGCCGTCTCCATGCAGGACGAAAGCCCACAAGTCAGACAAAACGCCATTCGTGATTTGACCCGCGTCTATGACATGATGGCTCAGATGAGTCAGATGTTAGCTCATGCCCTAGATGATCCTGATGCTGAAGTCCAGGCAACAGCAAGGTATGCCCTAACTCAGATGAATAGAATGCGGAACGTAGATAAAACAAGCCTAGCAGACAATACTCCAGAAGATTCTCGCTAA
- a CDS encoding DUF2141 domain-containing protein has translation MSKKWAFSLILLTTLGNLTSSGSARANFNGKLTVEIDGLKNKQGQVCVSIFTSSQGFPGDRKRVFDRQCTQINETPLKLTFNNLKAGTYAVAAIQDLNGDGTLNRNDLGMPVEPFGFSRNPEVRTSAPKFGDAAFILAGSNTTIQVQMKKL, from the coding sequence ATGAGCAAAAAATGGGCATTTAGCCTCATACTGCTGACAACTTTGGGAAATTTAACGTCCTCAGGGAGTGCTAGGGCTAATTTTAATGGCAAGCTGACTGTAGAAATTGATGGGTTAAAAAACAAACAAGGACAAGTCTGCGTCAGCATATTTACTAGTAGCCAAGGATTCCCCGGCGATCGCAAACGGGTGTTTGATAGGCAGTGTACTCAGATTAACGAAACACCCTTGAAACTTACTTTTAACAACTTAAAAGCAGGAACTTACGCTGTAGCTGCTATTCAAGATTTGAATGGTGATGGTACTCTCAATCGCAATGACTTAGGTATGCCTGTGGAACCCTTTGGGTTTTCCCGTAACCCGGAAGTTCGCACCAGCGCCCCCAAGTTTGGAGATGCGGCTTTTATTTTGGCAGGCAGCAACACTACTATTCAAGTACAGATGAAAAAGTTATAA
- a CDS encoding Ppx/GppA phosphatase family protein: MVNLVSSSWESVNTQPVQQHRIIAAIDMGTNSLHMVVVKIDPTLPAFSIVSREKETVRLGDRNITTGELKPQVMAKAIATLKRFQEAAKTANAEALIAVATSAVREAPNGKDFLHQIETELGLSVDLISGQEEARRIYLGVLSGMEFHNQPHLIIDIGGGSTELILGDTQEPRTLTSTKVGAVRLTSELITTDPISNIEFQYLQAYARGMLERSVEEVLANLNPGESPRLIGTSGTIETIAMIHAREKTGTVPSTLNGYQFTLKDLREWVNRLRRMTNAERAAIPGMPEKRSEVILAGAVILQEAMTLLGVESLTACGRALREGVIVDWMLSHGLIEDRLRFQSSIRQRSVLKQASKYQVNLEYSDRVATFALSLFDQTQGLLHHWGSNERRLLWAAAILHNCGHHVSHSSHHKHSYYLIRNSELLGYNETEIEIIANLARYHRKSPPKKKHENYRNLLSKEHRQIVSQLSALLRLAVALDRRQIGAIAQIKCDYYHHFQQFNLLIYPSRPDDDCALELWSLDYKKAVFEAEFGVKLLTHLEKNLLPNFS, from the coding sequence ATGGTGAATTTAGTTTCATCTAGCTGGGAGAGTGTCAACACTCAACCAGTTCAGCAACACCGGATTATTGCTGCCATTGACATGGGAACCAATTCTCTGCACATGGTAGTGGTAAAGATTGACCCGACACTACCAGCTTTTAGTATTGTTTCCAGAGAAAAAGAAACAGTGCGACTGGGCGATCGCAATATTACCACTGGGGAGTTAAAACCACAGGTTATGGCAAAAGCGATTGCTACGTTGAAGCGCTTTCAAGAAGCAGCTAAAACTGCTAACGCGGAAGCATTAATTGCTGTAGCGACTAGTGCAGTGCGAGAAGCTCCCAATGGTAAAGATTTTTTACACCAGATCGAAACAGAATTGGGTTTAAGCGTTGACTTGATTTCTGGGCAAGAAGAAGCACGACGCATTTACCTGGGTGTTTTGTCGGGGATGGAATTTCATAACCAACCGCACCTGATTATTGATATTGGTGGTGGTTCTACAGAATTGATTTTAGGCGACACTCAAGAACCTCGCACCCTCACCAGCACAAAAGTTGGTGCTGTACGACTCACGAGCGAGTTAATCACCACAGACCCCATCAGCAATATCGAGTTTCAATACCTGCAAGCCTACGCCAGGGGGATGTTAGAACGTTCTGTGGAAGAAGTGCTAGCTAACCTGAATCCTGGCGAATCTCCCCGTTTAATTGGCACTTCCGGCACAATTGAAACCATTGCCATGATTCATGCGCGGGAAAAAACGGGTACAGTCCCTTCTACCCTCAATGGCTATCAATTCACCCTCAAAGACTTGCGAGAGTGGGTAAATCGCCTGCGGAGAATGACAAATGCCGAAAGAGCCGCTATCCCTGGAATGCCTGAAAAGCGTTCTGAAGTCATACTCGCCGGCGCTGTCATCTTGCAAGAAGCTATGACCCTGTTGGGTGTGGAGTCATTAACCGCTTGTGGTCGCGCATTACGGGAAGGGGTAATTGTTGACTGGATGTTAAGCCACGGCTTAATTGAAGACAGATTGCGGTTTCAAAGTTCGATTCGCCAGCGTAGTGTCCTCAAACAGGCCAGCAAGTATCAAGTTAACTTAGAGTATAGCGATCGCGTAGCCACATTTGCCCTGAGTTTATTTGACCAAACCCAAGGACTACTACACCACTGGGGCAGCAACGAACGGCGATTACTTTGGGCGGCAGCAATTTTACACAACTGCGGCCATCATGTCAGCCATTCATCCCACCACAAACATTCCTACTATCTCATTCGCAATAGTGAACTACTCGGTTACAACGAAACCGAGATCGAAATCATTGCCAATTTAGCCCGTTATCACCGCAAATCACCGCCCAAGAAAAAGCATGAAAATTACCGAAACCTATTGAGTAAAGAGCATCGGCAAATCGTGAGCCAATTAAGTGCGCTGTTAAGATTGGCAGTAGCATTAGATAGGCGACAAATTGGGGCGATCGCTCAAATCAAATGTGATTATTATCACCACTTCCAGCAGTTTAACTTACTCATCTATCCATCTCGACCCGATGACGATTGCGCTTTAGAACTATGGAGTTTAGACTACAAAAAAGCAGTCTTTGAAGCAGAATTTGGCGTGAAATTACTCACCCATTTAGAAAAAAATCTACTTCCTAATTTCTCCTAA
- a CDS encoding sensor histidine kinase, with product MLASQSVKNGHDLSLRLDSTLQELPVWDVEVEIHLPGNKLIRCFEHEPLLPGVILTDHQQVVGMISRQSFFECMSRPYSFGLFSMRPIESLYNFLKPQVFIFPAHQLVTEATQEALQRSPRLVYEPILVKSSSGKYKVLDFHQLLLANSQIHALTLEKLQHVKKQSRIAKAGFRDLQNNYTQLLQNEKMAALGQLVAGIAHEVNNPINFIAGNLVHTIDYTQQLLNLINLYQNNYPHPVEEIATAIAESELGFITHDLPNLLTSMRSGCDRIVQIIRSLRNFSRLDESDRKLVDIHEGIDSTLLILQSRLKNPNITHPINVIKEYENLPLVDCYAGLLNQVFMNLLSNAIDALEESTVKYPGMVTKPQIIIRTEIIGDQQVVIRIADNGIGIPEEAKQRLFDPFFTTKPVGKGTGLGLSICHQIIVEKHGGQMDCVSSLGQGAEFIIKIPLKFQGVGK from the coding sequence ATGCTCGCCAGTCAAAGCGTAAAAAATGGTCATGATTTGAGCCTGAGATTAGATTCTACGTTACAAGAATTACCTGTGTGGGATGTTGAGGTGGAAATTCATCTTCCAGGTAACAAATTGATTAGATGTTTTGAGCATGAGCCTTTATTGCCAGGAGTTATCTTAACTGATCATCAACAAGTTGTAGGGATGATTTCACGACAGAGTTTTTTTGAGTGTATGAGTCGTCCTTATAGTTTTGGCTTGTTTTCGATGCGCCCGATTGAAAGTCTCTACAATTTTCTCAAACCACAGGTTTTTATCTTTCCTGCACATCAGTTAGTTACAGAAGCTACTCAGGAAGCATTGCAGCGATCGCCTAGACTTGTCTATGAACCAATTTTAGTGAAAAGTTCATCGGGAAAGTATAAGGTACTTGATTTTCATCAGTTGCTTTTAGCTAACTCCCAAATTCATGCTCTCACCCTAGAAAAACTACAACACGTCAAAAAACAATCACGAATAGCTAAGGCAGGATTTCGTGACCTGCAAAATAACTATACTCAACTATTGCAAAATGAGAAAATGGCGGCTTTAGGTCAGTTAGTCGCGGGTATTGCTCATGAAGTTAATAATCCCATCAACTTTATTGCTGGTAATCTTGTTCACACTATTGACTATACCCAGCAATTACTCAACCTCATCAATTTATACCAAAATAATTATCCCCATCCTGTGGAGGAAATTGCAACTGCGATCGCTGAAAGTGAACTGGGCTTCATTACCCATGATTTACCTAATCTACTAACTTCTATGCGGAGTGGGTGCGATCGGATCGTACAAATTATTCGCTCTTTACGCAATTTCTCTCGTCTGGATGAATCTGATAGAAAATTGGTGGATATTCATGAAGGTATTGATAGTACTCTGCTAATTTTACAAAGTCGGCTCAAAAACCCAAACATTACTCACCCTATTAACGTTATCAAAGAATATGAGAACCTGCCTCTAGTTGATTGCTATGCTGGTTTACTCAATCAAGTATTTATGAATCTTCTCAGCAATGCCATTGATGCTTTAGAAGAATCCACAGTCAAATATCCGGGAATGGTAACTAAGCCACAAATTATCATTCGGACAGAAATTATAGGTGATCAGCAAGTAGTAATTCGCATTGCTGACAATGGGATAGGAATTCCAGAAGAGGCAAAACAGCGATTGTTTGACCCGTTTTTCACTACTAAACCTGTAGGTAAAGGTACTGGCTTAGGGTTATCTATTTGCCATCAGATTATCGTTGAGAAACATGGTGGACAGATGGATTGTGTATCTAGTTTAGGACAAGGAGCCGAGTTCATTATTAAAATTCCGCTCAAATTTCAAGGAGTCGGCAAATGA